In the Ornithinimicrobium pratense genome, GCTCGACGTCGGCGCGGGATCGGGGTGGACAACGGCCCTGCTCGCCACCCTGGTGGGCCCGCGTGGGTCGGTGCTCGGGCTGGAGGTGGTGCCCGAGCTCGCGGCATGGGGAGCGGACAACCTGCGCGCCTGGGCGCAGGGACAGACCGGGACGGGGCAGGCCAGCGTCGAGCTCGCCGATCCCGCCGAGTTGGGCCGTGCCGGGGCCGGGCCCTGGGACCGGATCCTCGTCTCAGCCATGGCCCGGACGCTGCCCGAGCAGCTGGTCACCCAGCTGACCGACGACGGCCGCATGGTGTGCCCGGTCGACGGACAGATGCTGCTGGTGCAGCGGGCCGGCCCGGATCGGACCGTCACCAGCCACGGCGCCTACCGGTTCGTGCCTCTGCGCACGCCCGACGGCTGAGGCACAACACGCCTGCGCGTTGCGTCCAGACAGGGTGGCTGGGACGACCACCGCGTCACGGGCGCGGGCAAGCTGGCTTCAGCGGAAACTGCAGTGTCACGGGTGCGGCAGGGTCACGGGTCCGGCAGCGCTGGCTTCAGTGCGTGCCGCAGCAGGCCGTGCAGGGTGATCATCCCGTCCCGGGACAGCACTGACTCCGCGTGCCCCTGGCTGCTGGCCAGACCCGGGCCCCGCAGGGCGACCACGGACTCGTCGCGCCTGCTGGATGCCCCATCAGCAGCGCCGAGGCCCTCCCCGAGCCGGTGCACCGCCATCTCCAGCTCGCGTCCAGCGACCGCAGGCACGCGCCCGTCCTCGGGCGGGAGTGCGACAAAGGTGTTGTAGAAGCCGATGAGGCGCACGTCGCCCCAGAGGTCGACCGGCAGCTGCACGCCCTGGTGCGGGCTGGGCAGCTTGCCGATCTGCAGCCCGGCCAACGTGCACAGCACCTGGTGCGACAGGCAGACCGCCAGCAGCGGCTGAACGGTGTCGAGCCGCGCCTGCAACAGCTCGCGCAGCCGGACGACCCGCGGGTCGGCACGGTCGGTGGGGTCGCCGGGGCCGGGCCCGAAGAGCACCAGGTCCCACGGGCCCCGCGTCACGTCGGCGGTGCTGACCTGCTCCCAACGGCGCACCTGCGCCGCCATCCCCAGGTGCCGGAGCATGTGCGCCAACATCTGGGTCCAGGCGTCCGCCGCATCGACCACGAGCACCCGGCGACCGAGCAGGAGCGGGTCAGGCCGAGAGTCCTGCGGTGCGAGCCAGAAGGGGGCCAGCGCCTCGTTGCGGGCCGCCAGGGAGTCGGCGACCCCGGGAAGGTCGGCCAGGTCCACGGCATACCCCAGGTCGCGGCGTGGCCGCAGCCCCAGCGCGGCCAGGACCCCACGCGCCTTGGCGGAGGTCTCCGCGCACTCCGCGACGGGGTCGCTGTGCCGCACCAGGGTGGCGCCGGCGCTGACCGTCACCGTGCCGTCGCCGCCGACGTGGGCGGTCCGGATGAGGATCGGCGCGTCCAGCCGCTCCCCGCCGTCCTCGTCCAGGTCCAGCAGGGCCAGCACCCCGGAGTAGTAGCCGCGCCCGGTCGGCTCGTGCCGCCGGATGACGGTGCATGCGTTCTCCATCGGCGAGCCGGTGACAGTGGGAGCAAACATCGTGTGCCGCAGCACATCTCGCACGTCACGGTCGCTGCGACCGTCGAGCAGATACTCGGTGTGCGTCAGGTGGGCCATCTGTTTGAGGTAGGGCCCGGTGATCCGCCCACCCTCCGAGCAGACCTCAGCCATCATCTTCATCTCCTCGTCGACCACCATGAAGAGCTCCTCGGTCTCCTTGGTGTCGGCGACGAAGGCAGCGAAGGAGGCGCGCAGGCGGGCTCCGTCGGGATCCGCCTCGCGCTCGGGGTGGCGGAAGGTGCCGGAGATCGGGTTCATCGACACCCGGCCGTCGCGCACGCTCACGTGCCGCTCGGGGGTGGCGCCGACGAGGCTGTGGCCGGGGGTGTGCACCGCGAAGGTCCAGTAGGCCCCCCGCTCGTCGAGCAGCAGGGTGCGCAGCCAGGTGAGCACGGCGAGCGACGGGTCGGTCCCGGTGTGCCCCACCACGTCCCGGCGGATGACGAAGTTCGCACCCTCCCCCTCGCCGATCTCCTCCTCGATCACCCTGGCGACGGTGGCCGCGTAGTCCTCGTCGGAGACGCTGAACCGCTCCCCCGTCACCTCCACCGGCCCCGTCGGCAGCGCAGCGACGAGGTCCTCGACCGGCACCCGCCCGGTCAGCGTGGGGCGCAGCACCCGCAGGGGTGCGCCGTCGTCGTGCGCGTCGAAGCCGCGCTCGGCAATCTGGCGGTAGGGCACCATCGCCAGGACCGGCGCTTCCCCGGTCGGACGGGGTATGTCGTGCAGCCGCTCCAGGTCCTGCACCTCACCCACCAGGATCTCGGCCTCATCCTCGCCCTCGCGCCACAGGATGGCCCAGGACTGGCCGGAGGGGTCGGCGAGCAGCTGATCCAGGGCACGGCGCGGCATGGGGACAGTCTCCCACCGGTCGCGACGGACGACGGCATACTTTCCGGCTTGGCGCAGCCGGGGGAGACAGTTCTTGACTAGTTCCAGATTGTGGTCGATCATGGGTGGCATGGCGCCCCGAGACCTCACCTCCGCGCTGCGGGGCGCCTCCCTTCGAGTGACGCGCCCGCGGCTGGCCGTGCTGGGCGCCGTCCACGACCACCCCCATGCCGACACCGACACCGTCATCCGCCTGGTGCGCGCCGAGCTCGGGGCGGTCTCCCACCAGGCCGTCTACGACGTGCTCCGGGCCCTGACCGACGCCGGCCTCCTGCGGCGCATCCAGCCCGCCGGCGCGACCGCCCGCTACGAGGCACGCGTGGGCGACAACCACCACCACGCCGTTTGCCGGTCGTGCGGCGCGATCGCCGACGTCGACTGCGCGGTCGGCCACACCCCTTGTCTCACCGTCTCCGAGGGCCACGGCTTCGTGGTCGACGAGGCGGAGGTCGTCTACTGGGGCACCTGCCCCGAGTGTGCAACCGCCCCCGACCCCACGATGATCGACGCAGCCGGAAGGACGCTATGACCGACACCCAGAACACCGATCCCGTCAGCCCCCAAGGGGTGGACCGCAAGGCCGAGGCCGGATGCCCGGTGATGCACGACTCGGCCACCGCCCAGGGCGGCAGCGAGAGCGAGAACCCGGCCATCCCCTCGCCCGAGCCCCAGACGGGCGGGCGGCCGCACAGCCTGCAGGACTGGTGGCCGAACATGCTCGACCTGTCCGTGCTGCATGCGCACTCCCCCGCGGGGAACCCGCTCGGTGAGGACTTCGACTACCGGGAGCACTTCGCCACGCTGGATGTCGAGGCGCTCAAGGCCGACCTCGCCGAGGTCATGCGCACCTCCCAGGACTGGTGGCCGGCGGACTTCGGACACTACGGCGGCCTGTTCATCCGGATGAGCTGGCACGCCGCCGGCACCTACCGCATCTACGACGGCCGTGGCGGCGCGGGCGACGGCGGGCAACGCTTCGCCCCGCTCAACAGCTGGCCCGACAACGCCAACCTGGACAAGGCCCGGCGTCTGCTGTGGCCGGTGAAGAAGAAGTACGGCCAGCAGGTCTCCTGGGCCGACCTGCTCGTGCTCGCCGGCAACGTCGCCCTGGAGGACATGGGCTTTGAGACCTTCGGCTTCGGCTTCGGCCGGGAGGACGTCTGGGAGCCCGAGGAGATCTTCTGGGGCCCGGAGGACACCTGGCTCGGCGACGCGCGCTACACCGGCGAGCGCGAGCTCGACGAGACCCTCGGCGCGGTCCAGATGGGCTTGATCTACGTCAACCCCGAGGGCCCCAACGGCAATCCGGACCCGCTGGCCTCCGCCCGCGACATCCGCACCACCTTCGCCCGGATGGCGATGAACGACGAGGAGACGGTCGCGCTCATCGCCGGCGGCCACACCTTTGGCAAGACGCACGGGGCGGGGGACGCGGCCCACGTCGGTCCCGAGCCCGAGGCCGCGCCGGTCGAGGCCCAGGGCCTGGGCTGGCTCAGCTCCTACGGCTCCGGCAAGAACGGCGACACGATCACCTCCGGTCTGGAGGTGACCTGGACCTATCACCCCACCCGCTGGGACAACGAGTTCTTCCACATCCTCTTCGCCTACGAGTGGGAGCTCATGGAGTCGCCCGCAGGCGCCCACCAGTGGCGGCCGAAGAACGGCGCGGGCTCGGACATGGTCCCCGACGCCCACGACCGGACGAAACGTCGCGAGCCGCGCATGCTCACCTCTGACCTGGCGCTGCGCGCGGACCCCGCCTACGAGAAGATCTCCCGCCGGTTCCATGAGAACCCCGAGGAGTTCCGCCTCGCCTTCGCCAAGGCCTGGTACAAGCTGCTCCACCGCGACATGGGCCCGGTGTCGCGCTTCCTCGGACCCTGGGTGCCGGAGCCGCAGCTGTGGCAGGACCCGGTGCCGGCCGTCGAGGGCGAGCTAGTCGGCGAGGCCGACCTCGAGACGCTCAAGGGCAAGATCCTGGACTCGGGACTGTCCGTCTCTGAGCTTGTCTCGACCGCGTGGGCCTCGGCCGCGTCGTTCCGCACCACCGACAAGCGTGGCGGCGCCAACGGGGCGCGGGTGCGGCTGGAGCCGCAGCGCAACTGGGAGGTCAACCAGCCAGATCAGCTCTCCCGGGTGCTGGAGACGCTCGAGGGCATCCAGCAGGAGTTCAACGCCGCTGGCGGCGCGACCATCTCGATGGCCGACCTCATCGTGCTCGCCGGGTCGACGGCGGTTGAGCAGGCCGCCCGGGAGGCCGGTGTGGACGTCACGGTGCCCTTCTCGCCGGGCCGCGGCGACGCCTCGCAGGAGCAGACGGACGTGGAGTCCTTCCGGGTCCTGGAGCCGCGGGCCGACGGCTTCCGCAACTATGTGCGCCCGGGCGCACCCCTGCGCCCGGAGCAGTTGCTCGTCGACCGTGCCTACATGCTCGACCTGTCGGCGCCGGAGATGACCGTTCTGATCGGCGGGCTGCGCGCCCTCGGCAACAACGTCGGCGGGTCCCAGCACGGTGTCCTCACCGAACGTCCCGGCGTCCTCAGCAACGACTTCTTCGTCAACCTGCTCACCCCGGGCATGGAGTGGAAGGCCACCGGCGACCATGTCTACGAGATCCGGGACGCGGCCAGCGGCGAGGTGCGGTGGACCGCCACCGCGGTCGACCTCGTCTTCGGCTCCAACTCCCAGCTGCGGGCCCTGGCGGAGGTCTACGCCAGCGACGACGCCCAGGAGAAGTTTGTGCAGGACTTCGTCGCGGCCTGGACCAAGGTGATGGAGCTGGACCGCTTCGACCTGGTCTGACCCGCCTGGTCTGACCGGCCCGGGAGCGAGCGCTCCCGGCGCCCACCGGGGCCGTCCGGGGCCCAGACACCGCAAGGTGTCGGCGCTCCGGACGGCCCCGTCGTCGGTCCGCCGGCGGGAGGACCGCCCAGCCTCAGTGCGTGACGGCACCCTGCGAGGCGGAGCCGACGAGGGCCACATACTTGGCGAGCACGCCACGGCGGGCCCGGTCCGGCGGCTCAGGTGGGGACCAGGCGCCCCGGCGGCGGGCCAGCTCGCCCTCCTCGACCTCGAGGTCGAGGCGGCCGCCCCCCACGTCGAGCACGATCTGGTCACCGTCCTGCACCAGGGCGATCGGGCCGCCGTCGGTCGCCTCCGGTGCGATGTGACCCACGCACAACCCGGTCGTGCCGCCGGAGAAGCGGCCGTCGGTGATGAGGAGCACGTCCTTGCCCAGGCCGGCACCCTTGATGGCCCCGGTGATGGCCAGCATCTCGCGCATGCCGGGGCCACCCTTGGGTCCCTCGTAGCGGATGACCACCACGTCGCCGGCAGTGATCGTGCCGTCCTCCAGGGCGTCCATCGCCGATCGTTCACCGTCGAAGACCCGGGCGGTGCCGCGGAAGACGTCGGAGTCGAAACCGGCCGACTTCACCACCGCTCCCCCGGGCGCCAGCGTGCCGTCCAGGATGGTCAGACCGCCGGTGGCGTGGATCGGGTTGTCCAGCTGCCGCAGCACCGTGCCGTCCAGGGGCGGCACGTCGAGGTCGTCGAGGTTCTGCGCCAGGGTGCGGCCGGTGACCGTCATGACATCGCCGTGCAGCAGGCCAGCGTCGAGCAGCGCCTTCATCACCACCGGGATGCCGCCGACCCGGTCGATGTCGACCATCACGTGCCGGCCGAACGGCTTGACGTCGGCCAGGTGCGGCACCCGCGCGCCGATCCGGCGGAAGTCCTCCAGCGTGAGGTCCACGTCAGCCTCGCGCGCGATCGCCAGCAGGTGCAGCACCGCGTTGGTCGAGCCGCCGAAGGCCATGGTCACCGCGACGGCGTTCTCGAAGGCCTCCTTGGTCAGGATCTGCCGGGCGGTGAGCCCGGCCCGCAGCATCCCCACGACCGCCTCCCCCGATCGGCGGGCGAAGCCGTCTCGGCGCCGGTCGGTGGCCGGCGGCGCCGCGGACCCGGGCAGGGACATGCCCAGCGCCTCCGCGGCCGCGGCCATCGTGTTCGCGGTGTAGAAGCCCCCGCACGCGCCCTCGCCGGGGCAGATCGCCCGCTCGATCGCGTCCACGTCCTCGCGGGGCATCAGCCCCCGGGCGCAGGCGCCGACCGCCTCGAAGGCGTCGATGATGGTCACCTCGCGCTCCGACCCGTCGGACAGCCGCGCCCGCCCAGGCAGGATCGTGCCGGCATACACGAACACCGCGGCGAGGTCGAGGCGCGCCGCGGCCATGAGCATGCCCGGCAACGACTTGTCGCACCCGGCGAGCAGCACCGAGCCGTCCAGCCGCTCGGCCGACATCACCGTCTCGACCGAGTCGGCGATCACCTCGCGGGAGACCAGCGAGTAGTGCATGCCCTCGTGGCCCATCGAGATGCCGTCCGAGACCGAGATGGTGCCGAACTCCAGCGGGTAGCCACCGCCCCCGTGCACCCCGTCCTTGACCGCCTTGGCCAGCCGGTCCAGCGACAGATTGCACGGGGTGATCTCGTTCCACGAGCTGGCCACGCCGATCTGCGGTTTCACCCAGTCCTCGTCGCCCATCCCGACGGCCCGCAGCATGCCGCGGGCCGCCGCCCGCTCCAGGCCGTCGGTGACGTCACGCGAGCGTGGCTTGAGGTCAGGGGTATGCGGTGCCGCCGCCCCTTTTGCGGTGGGCGGGTCCGTGGCCGGCAGGTTCGAGGTGGCGGCAGTGAGATCAGGGGAGGTGTCAGCCACGGGCCGCGGACCCCTCGACGTAGTCGCTGTCCGCGTGGCTCTTGACCCAGGCCATCATCCCGCGCAGGTCCTTGCCGACCGCCTCGATCGGGTGCTGGGCACCCTGGGCGCGTAGCCGCTTGAACTCAGGGGCTCCCGAGTCCTGGTCGTCGATGAACCGCTGGGCGAAGGCACCGTTGCGCACGTCCTCCAGGACCGCCTGCATGTTCTCCTTCACGCGGTCGTCCACCACCCGCGGGCCGGAGACGTAGTCGCCGTACTCCGCGGTGTCCGAGACCGACCAGCGCTGCTTGGCGATGCCGCCCTCGTACATCAGGTCCACGATGAGCTTGAGCTCGTGCAGGACCTCGAAGTAGGCGATCTCGGGCTGGTAACCCGCCTCGGTCATCACCTCGAAGCCCTTCATCACCAGCTCGGACACCCCGCCGCAGAGCACCGCCTGCTCGCCGAAGAGGTCGGTCTCGGTCTCCTCGGTGAAGGTGGTCTCGATGCCGCCTGCGCGTAGCCCGCCGATCGCGGCGGCGTAGGACAGCGCCAGCTCCTTGGCCTGGCCGCTGGCGTCCTGCTCGACGGCGACGAGGACCGGCACGCCGCGCCCGTCCACATACTCTCGGCGCACCAGGTGCCCCGGGCCCTTGGGCGCGACCATGCACACGTCGACATCCTCCGGGGGCTTGATGTAGCCGAACCGGATGTTGAAACCGTGGCTGAAGAAGAGCGCCTTGCCCGCGGTCAGGTGCGGCTCGATCGCCTCGGCGTAGAGGTGACGCTGGACGTGGTCCGGCACCAGGACCATGATCACCTCCGCCTCCTCGCACGCCCGCGCCGGAGTGGCCACGCGCAGGCCCTCGCCCTCGGCCTTGGCCCGGCTGCTGCTGCCCTCGGCGAGCCCGACGCGCACGTCGACGCCCGAGTCGCGCAGCGACAGGGCGTGGGCGTGCCCCTGGCTGCCGTAGCCGAGGACGGCCACCTTCTTGCTCTGGATCAGGGACAGGTCGGCGTCGTCCTCGTAGTACATGGTGGCCATGAAGGTTCTGTTCTCCTTGATGAGGGTCCGGGGGCCGGACGGCGTGTTCGGTGAGTCTTCTGGGGCGTTCTGTCGGGGAGTATGGCGTGTTCTGTCGGGCCCTTGACGTGCTCTGTCGGGCCTTGTCGTGTGTTCGGTCGGTCTAGAAGGCAGCGGCGGCCATGGCGCCGACGGGGCGGGGGCCGTGGTCGTTGATCTCCCACAGCTGGGCGCGGATGGCGTCGGCCTCGGCCAGCTCCTCGATGTGGATGACCTCGACCAGCTTGTCCAGCTGGCTGGTGACCCGGTGCAGCTGCTCGGTGCTGACGTTGACGACGACGGTCATCCGGGAGACCTTGTTGTCCTCGGTCGGACCGACGACCAGGTGGTCGATGTTGAAGTTTCGGCGGGCGAACAGGACCGAGACGCGGGCCAGGACCCCGGGGTTGTTCTCGACCAGGACGGACAGGGCGTGCCGGCTGCGGGTGGGATTGGCGGTGGAGTTCATGGTGGTGCCTTTCGGTGCGGTCGCGCGGTGGCTGGAGCGTGGGGATGAGGGTCGGTATGCGGTGGCGGGGGTAGGGACCTCACCGGGGTCGGTGCGGTAGTCGTGCAGGAGGGTCATTCGTCCTCCCCGAAGTCGGGCCGGGCGTCGCGGGCGTACTGGATGTCGTCGTTGCTGGTGCCGGCGGCGACCATCGGCCAGACCATGGCGTCCTGACTGACCCGGAAGTCCACGACGACGGGCTGGTCGTCGACGGCCATCGCCGTCTCGATCGTGCGGTCGACGTCCTCAGGCCGCTCGCAGCGCAGGCCGACGCAGCCGTAGGCCTGGGCCAGCATGGTGAAGTCGGGCACCTGCATGGAGGGCAGCTGGGAGGCGGAGTAGCGCTTGGCGTAGAACAGCGACTGCCACTGCCGGACCATCCCCAGGGCGGCGTTGTTGATGATCGCCACCTTGATCGGGATGCCCTCGACGGAGCACGTGGCCAGCTCCTGGTTGGTCATCTGGAAGCAGCCGTCGCCGTCGATCGCCCAGACGGTGGCCTCGGGTCGTCCGACCTTGGCGCCCATGGCGGCGGGCACGGCATACCCCATGGTCCCCAGGCCACCGGAGTTGAGCCAGCGCCGGGGCTCCTCGTAGCCGATGAACTGGCTGGCCCACATCTGGTGCTGGCCGACGCCGGCGGCGAACACGGTGTCGGGGCCGGCGAGCGCCCCGATCCGCTCGATGACGTACTCCGGCGCCATCGCGCCGTCGGTGGGTGCGTCGTAGCCCAGGGGGTAGCGGGCCTTCCAGTCCATGCAGCGCTGGACCCACGCCTCGTAGTCGGGTGCCGCACCGGCCGCAGTGCGCCGCGTCCACTCAGTGACCAGGGCGGTGATCGTCTCCCGAGCATCACCGAGCAGGCCGACGGCGGTGGGGAAGTTCTTGCCGATCTCGGCCGGGTCGATGTCGGCGTGGATGATCTGCGCGTGCGGGGCGAAGGTGTGCTTGGCGCCGGTGACCCGGTCGTCGAAGCGGGCACCCAGGCTGATGATCAGGTCCGACTTCTGCAAGGTGGTCACCCCGGAGACCGAACCGTGCATGCCGGGCATGCCCATGTGCTGCGGGTGGCTGTCGGGGAAGACGCCGCGGGCCATGAGCGTCGTGACGACGGGGATCCCGGTCAGCTCGGCCAGCTGGCGCACCTGTGCGGCGGCGTTGGCCCGCAGGCAGCCTCCGCCGACGTAGAGGACCGGCCGGCGGGCGGTGAGCATCAGCTCGACCGCGTCGCGGACCGCCTCGGGCGCCGCCTGCACCGCGGCCCGCAGGCCCGGCATCGGCAGCTCGCGCAGGGTGTCGTCAGCGAGGGCGGTCAGCGCGTCCTTGGCGACGTCGACCAGGACCGGGCCGGGGCGACCGCTGGCGGCCAGGTGAAAGGCTGAGGCCACGGTGGCGGCGATCTCGTCGGGCCGGGTGACCAGGAATGAGTGCTTGGTCACCGGCATGGAGATCGAGCGGATGTCCGCCTCCTGGAAGGCGTCTGAGCCCATCGCCGTGCTGGCCACGTTGCCGGTGATGGCGACCATCGGCACGGAGTCCATGTTGGCGTCGGCTAGCGGGGTGACCAGGTTGGTGGCGCCCGGGCCCGAGGTGGCCATGGCCACGCCCACCCGGCCGGTTGCGGCGGCGTACCCCTGGGCGGCGTGGCCGGCCCCCTGCTCGTGCCGGACCAGGATGTGCCGGATGCCCTCGGCCTGGTAGAGCGCGTCGTAGAGGGGCAGGACGGCGCCACCCGGGAGCCCGAAGATGTGCTCTACGCCCACCCGCTGGAGGGTCTCGACCAGGGCCTGAGCCCCGGTCCTGCAGGGCGAGGTGGTGGCTGGAGCAGCGCTCGCAGCAGGCGCGGCGACCGGCGTCGGACCGCCGGGACGAGCCGGCGCCGGCTGCTGGGTGGTGGTGGTCATCGGGTGGTTCTCCTGCCTGGAGAGGGGGGGTGCTGGGGGTGGTCGGGCAACAAAAAACCCCTCGGCCCGGAGGGCAAACGAGGGGAGGACGCGCGGCGGCTGTGGAGTCAGGCCGTAGCGCGTCCCGGGCTAATAAGTACGAGGGCAGAAAGGTGCATGGGCCACACTCTGCGCCAGAACTGCCCCCGCGTCAACCCCCTGCATGAATATGTGAGCCAACGCACAATCATTCATCTATCGCTATGACGTTGACATATCGAGACAGATCGTGACATTGTGGACGACATGAACTCACGACACCACGGACCCGGCAGTTTCGGCGGCTTCGGCTTCGACCCCGACCAGATCTTCGGCCCCAACGGCCTGCTCAACCAGGTGTTTGGCAGCCAGGGCGGCGGTGGCTGGGGCGGCAGCCCTTGGGGGCCGCGCCCTCCCCGCCCCCCGCACCCCGGCTCACACCAGGGCCCACGCTCGGGCCGGCGGGCCCGCCGCGGCGACGTGCGCAACGCGATCCTGCACCTGCTGCAACGCGAGCCGATGAACGGCTACCAGCTCATGCAGGAGATCGCGCAGAGCTCCGGCGGCGCCTGGCAGCCCAGCTCCGGGGCGATCTACCCGGCGTTGAGCCTGCTCGAGGACGAGGGCTTGGTCGAGCAGCACGACGTGGACGGCCGCAAGGCCTACCAGCTCACCGACGCCGGGCGTCACGCCGCCGGGGAGCTGCCCCGGCAGGCCTGGATGGGCACCGGCGGAGCCGAGCCGGACGACCCCTGGGCGCGGGAGGAGCGAGAGCAGCCGGACGCCTGGTCCGGCGGCGGGGGTCGAGGGCGCGACCACGACCGCCACGGTGGCGGACGCCGCGAGCGCGGCGCGCAGCTGTGGAAGGCGCTGGGCAGCGTGGCGATGGCCACTCAGGCCGTCGGCCAGGCGGGCGACCACCAACTCTCCCGCGAGGCGGCCGGCCTGCTCGACCGCACCCGCCGCGATCTGTACCGGTTGCTCGCCGACGCTGAGGTTGCCCGGGGCGAGGAGGAGCGGGATGACCTAGGCGACCTCGAGGACGACATTGACGGCGAGATCACCGACGCCGAGATCGTGGACGAGGACTGAGCTCGCGGCCTTTCCCCCGGGCTGACCCGGGGGGCGGCAGCCCCCCGGGTGACGGCATACTGGCACCCATGGCCGATCACTATGACGTTGTTGTCCTGGGCGCCGGTCCCGGCGGGTATGTCGCGGCGATCCGCGCGTCCCAGCTGGGCAAGAAGGTCGCTGTCGTGGAGAAGCAGTACTGGGGCGGCGTGTGCCTCAACGTCGGCTGCATCCCGTCCAAGGCTTTGCTGAAGAACGCCGAGCTGGCGCACACGCTGACCCACGAGAAGAAGAAGTACGGTATCGAGGGCGACGTCACGATGTCCTACGGCCCCACGCACAAGCGCAGCCGTCAGGTCTCGGCCGGCATCGTCAAGGGCGTCCACTTCTTG is a window encoding:
- a CDS encoding acetolactate synthase large subunit; the protein is MTTTTQQPAPARPGGPTPVAAPAASAAPATTSPCRTGAQALVETLQRVGVEHIFGLPGGAVLPLYDALYQAEGIRHILVRHEQGAGHAAQGYAAATGRVGVAMATSGPGATNLVTPLADANMDSVPMVAITGNVASTAMGSDAFQEADIRSISMPVTKHSFLVTRPDEIAATVASAFHLAASGRPGPVLVDVAKDALTALADDTLRELPMPGLRAAVQAAPEAVRDAVELMLTARRPVLYVGGGCLRANAAAQVRQLAELTGIPVVTTLMARGVFPDSHPQHMGMPGMHGSVSGVTTLQKSDLIISLGARFDDRVTGAKHTFAPHAQIIHADIDPAEIGKNFPTAVGLLGDARETITALVTEWTRRTAAGAAPDYEAWVQRCMDWKARYPLGYDAPTDGAMAPEYVIERIGALAGPDTVFAAGVGQHQMWASQFIGYEEPRRWLNSGGLGTMGYAVPAAMGAKVGRPEATVWAIDGDGCFQMTNQELATCSVEGIPIKVAIINNAALGMVRQWQSLFYAKRYSASQLPSMQVPDFTMLAQAYGCVGLRCERPEDVDRTIETAMAVDDQPVVVDFRVSQDAMVWPMVAAGTSNDDIQYARDARPDFGEDE
- a CDS encoding PadR family transcriptional regulator — protein: MNSRHHGPGSFGGFGFDPDQIFGPNGLLNQVFGSQGGGGWGGSPWGPRPPRPPHPGSHQGPRSGRRARRGDVRNAILHLLQREPMNGYQLMQEIAQSSGGAWQPSSGAIYPALSLLEDEGLVEQHDVDGRKAYQLTDAGRHAAGELPRQAWMGTGGAEPDDPWAREEREQPDAWSGGGGRGRDHDRHGGGRRERGAQLWKALGSVAMATQAVGQAGDHQLSREAAGLLDRTRRDLYRLLADAEVARGEEERDDLGDLEDDIDGEITDAEIVDED